Below is a genomic region from Ziziphus jujuba cultivar Dongzao chromosome 7, ASM3175591v1.
aggaaaaaaaaaaaaccaaaaacaacaaactAAAAGAAAGTTGCATTTCGGTAGAGAaaatagaccaaaaaaaaaaaagtataaagggtattttggtcctgTTGTATTAAAAGttggcttttttaaaaaaaaaaaaatttgctatttttctaaaatggagttgtaatgtggttatttttcgaaaaaacccaTATAAAAATGCACAAATCCTGATTAATTTTTCCTAGAGTAACTATTTAAAGAGTCATCTAACTTGATCATgccaaaaatatgtattttaaatgcTTAAGTGAAATTACAGTTATCTTTCCCAATATGATCTACCCTACCCCGCTCcgtctctctctcctctctcattTCTCATTGCCCAAACAGCAGGAAAATCCGTAAGTTTAAATGATTGATATctttcaaaatgttttttttttttttttcaaataaagaatAAGGAAGGACATATAAAGCTTAACCAACATTTTTTAATAGCTTTTCCTAGTTTTCTAATCTTTTAAAGCCAACATTTATAAATGGAAACAACAAAACCAGCCAACTTGTAATTTGGTGTTTCAGGGAGAAATGTAAAACAGAGTATTCATCACATTGATATAGCTATGAATATACACAGATATTTTTGATACCCAAAATTAGGAGATTCTAAAGGACCAAGAAGaaccacaaaaataaaactcGTTCTTAATCGCTAATCCAATATTCTATAAAACCATAAATGAATTTATTCATCATGAAAGAAAATTGATACGAAACAATAAAGCAAATAACATACAAATTTTCATCTAATACTCATTTAATAATTGCAAACAACAATATCCAAAATCAATACTCTCAAAGAAAGCAAAGCAAATAACAGGGAAACACATGATTGGTTGCAACAAAAATTagatcaaatataattaaaacaaaaacgaaataaaaatatgaaaaaacatACCAGCAAACTCTTCAGTGCAGTCGGCATCGGCTAAAAAAGGGGGAAATAAGGCCAAACTTGATTGAAAAAATGGTAATTCGTATCGAGTAAGTATTGATAATTCCTGacggtaaaaaaataaaaaataaaaaaaaataaaaaataaaaaaaattggtgaaataAGACAATCATTCATATTCAAGTTTGgtagcaataataaaaaaggtattaaaaatgacccaaaaaaaaagcgtaaaaaaatttgaaagtgtgaaaaaaaaaaaaaaaaaaaaaaaaacaacaacaacaacaacaatgtaAATGTAaagtaatatatttttgtattcttttattttaaaaaacatatattctgattttttttttaaaggaaataacaatttttttaattttattttgggtttTGATAAACATAGATAAGTctaattttaaatatctaattataatcatattaaagagtatcaaattttttaaaatacttatTTTATTCCACAGTCTAATCAATAAATCAGATTATCCTAAACAAAAcgatgacatatatatatatatatatatattttattgaatgGAGGTGGAGATTGAAGATGAATCTTCAATTATAAGATGAGCATAAACACCTACTAAAACCTTTGCAAACCATTAAAGCCCTAAATGACATCTATCCATATACCTTCTATTGAACTGCCATCCATCCAAATGCCTACTAGCTAAATGACACCTATCAAAATGTATATGCACTAACCTCAAAACTAAGTTAATTTTTACACAAATGCCATAAAAAGTTGCAATTGTATGTAACATTCTCTCTTTTATTATAGATATAGATTATTTAGAAAtgccaaaataaaagttatAGAAAATTCTCTTGCGTAATGATAAGAGAAACGTTTCTTATTATCTTTATTGAACAACAAGAAATCAAATGGAGCATTACAGATCATAGTACGTTTCCATACAATACATTCTCTAATTTTCAactataaggaaaaaaaaaaaaaaaactgtcgtccaaacaaagataaaataaattaatgcagATGGTTCATGGAGTATTGTTGATTACATCATTAATCAAACGACCCAAGGAAGAGTAAGAAGATCCTCCGTCCATCACTGCCTTTCTACTCTTTTCCCTAAACTCTTTTGCTCTCTTCCTTAAATCACTATCCTGCTCCATCAACCTTCTTATTTTTACCTCTATCTCTTGGGCGCTCACAACCACCTGATCCTTCTCACTATTGAAAACCATGGCATAGTCCAGTTTAATATCCACAGCCAATCCCAGCTCCTTTACCAACTCAAACGCATTCAATTGTTGCTCGGCGTACAGCGGCCACGTGGCAATTGGAATTCCACCATAAGCTCTCCAGTATAGAATTCCACCCGCAATGTGATACGAATCCTCCTACAGCCGGGTGGGACAAGATTGCCACCTGTGGGGCCCATTTTATGATCTTCCCCTTCCCAGCCGTCCGATCAAGAAACTCTTTGACAAAGACTTCCATGGACTCGGTGTACTCGCCATTTGGCCTACTATCCGTGGCACTTGATGGTCGCTGACGTAGGGACCACAGGAACCGTGTTCCGCTGTTCTCGAGCGCATAACCAATCTCTTTCACCTGACGCTCATCAAAGCTTCCCACGTTCCCAAAGCACAAGAACAATACAGATGAATGGGGTTGATCATCGAGCCACCTGATTACATCTGAGCCGTTGCCATCCCCTGCTGACGCCACGTGGCTATTATAACCAGTCAGGTTTATGGAAGGACCCACCGAATACACAGGAGGGAATTGGTCATGATCGGATAGAAAATTAATAGTCTTAGGTTCCAACTCCAAGAATGTATTTACGATAATACCCTTGGCTTTTCTTATCCTTCTATGATGATTCAGGAAAAATGTACACGCAGCTTTGTCCAGCACCGGTTCGGGGAAAGTCCGAACAGGAACCGGGTTGACAAAACTCGGCAAGACTAACTTAGCATCCGGGTCATTGTTCAACTCGGCTGGGTTTATGCTTTCCTCATAACGAAGTGCTTGGAGATGGAACATAAGTCCTGTGAAACCCGCACTCACAGTGAAAAAGACGTAGCTAGGGACCCTAAATTCATTCGCCACGTCTATCATGCATGAGCAAAGCTGATCGATGACAAAACCCGCGAGTCGAGGCGGCGAGTCATCATCGTCGTCGTTATCGGCTTCATTGGACTGGATAAGTTTGGAGACAGCATTTTTGACTTGTGGTTTTTGGTGTTCCATGAATAGACTGAACATCACGTTATGGTTGGTTTCTGTAAATGCGTGGTCGGATTGGAGAGCGATGAAGTTGATACGCTCGGATACTGGTGAGGCAGCGACGAGGGATTCGACGTAGTCTCCGAACTTGGGGTCGAATTGCGGCTTCGTGACGAGCATGGTGATGGAAATACGATCATCTTGAGAGATGAGGAGTTTTGCAAACTCAATTGTTGGTGTAAGGTGGCTCCAGAAGGGAAAAGGGATGAACACCAATTCtgctttcttcatttttttttttttttttttaaagaatttgatatTGACCGGAGATAACAATATTGAAGTTGTGCCTGGTACTAGTATCAGTTATTAGTTAcatttatgtatatacatatatataatatagttgaTATTTAATTAGTGTCCAATTAATAATTGCTTGTGTACATATTGTTTTCTTGAAAATTAAGTCCCAACAAAATACTTGCCGTATATCTGGTGCTGTTATTTGGTCAACGTGCCAATTCACTAACTTTGTTAATGTGATTAAAATTTTCCCCGAGGTATGCCAAATTGACCAAGAAAAAATAAGGatgttttgataaatatattatatataaagccGGCAACAACTATGGCCGGCCCAGCCAGCCGAAATTGCAGTTTTACTTATTAATATGCTCTTCAATGTGCCTGCGAGGCTTCTTGGATTAAGTTTGTTATGTTTTGAATTTAAGAGAAATTTCCAACCACTATTTAGTCATAAGTACTTTTCAgtctcaatataaaaaaaatctaatatactTCTGAATAATATTTGAAACGTACTTGGGTAAAAGAGAAAACTCTCTATGACTCTGTGGTAGAATTGTTTTATTCAAACAGGCGCATGCAAGATGAAATTAGCTCATCATTTGGCCACAGCACAAGACCTATACAGATTAAGGAATAATCTAATATGGTAACAAGGTAGTATGCAAATTTTTCCCCGAATGAAGGGGCTTGATCATCAAGCCACTTGCAAATGAGATGTCATCATACACATATAAACAGTAGTTAGAGATGgagattgaaaaaaagaaaaaagaaaaaggacaaaCTAATTATTGAGTCGTTGTGCAGCAGTACAAAcattaatatatcatttttttttattgaataaaatatcataCTATTACATaatatgtttattaaatttattatttaataatatatatcaaaatattattaattaaaacatttatataatctatataaaaataaaataaaattttaaatggatattgaattaaaaaaaattaaatcaactaaatattattttattatttattatattatttgaataaataaatttaataaatatttttataattttaacagctaaaatatttttcaaatttatttattaattaacataaaactaaataaatatattaaaatataaactaaataatattataatataaatattttagtgattctaattttattggcttatcaaatatcaaatatgaTAATTACTATTTAGAGAATAACTTTAAACCACAGCGAGCGATCCGTACTTCCTATCGTGCaaagtttactttttttttttttttttttttttttttttggggtgaatgaGTTCAAGGTTTGTTAACTTACCTatgatcaaagaaaaaaaagctgttaactttgtatgctataaaaattaatgataatttgataattaattagtaataaaatatcaaaaataaggAGAGGAGATTCCACTTTTTTATGTTATTGGTAGATTCCACTCTCTTCTCCTCCTTCCTTGTTTAGAaaattttgcctaatttttttttgttatttcaaaaaaagattttttttttctttggagaaCAGTTTAGAATGTTATTAAgagacagatatatatatatatatatataaattttttttttttaaatttataatttccaaaaatttaaaagaggaaaaaaaaaaaaaaaaaaaaaaaaaagaacaaatggtTGAGAAGTGATCAACGTCTCTCAAGGGTGGGACGAAAACACCAACCGCCAAACGTCGATATTACAGAACAAAAAGAGCCGACGCGCGTCGAAGAAATGTTCAGACCAGAGAGATGGCAATGTTCATGCGCTTGCCTTCCCGCCAACCCTTCGTCTTGGTCAGTTCCCAATTCTCATTTTCCCTTCCCACTTTCTGATTTCTCAATATTATCTATTGCTCTCTCCTTGCTCtgctattttctttctttcttctctgaAATATATGTATGATATATGCATTGAAATTGTCTTAACACGTTATGGAATTTTTCTGATTGGGTTCGAGTATTTTGTTAGGATTATGAGTGGAGTTGAAGTGGGTACTAGTTGGAAAGTTATCCCAAATTTtgctttccttttatttttatttttttcctcagtTGGAAagtttttgatgccaaaattgttTCTTTGAATTTGCAGACTTCCAGAAATGGAGGGGGATTTCTGGGGAGTATCATGAAAGGCAAGTTTGGTTATGCTTATGCTGTGTGTTAATTGCTTCAGTATCGAAGAATGCCTTTCTTTTCTACTTTTGCAGCTAAATTACCATTTTGTGGACTGTAGATTTTATCATCCACTCAGGTGGATTGAATTGGCAATTATGGAGCTGCAGGAAAAGGGTCATTTCTTTTCCTGGTTGTGTGAAATCTATGCAGACATCTTGTCGAATTTCGTTCCCGACTAACTCATCAGGAAAGGAAGGGAAGGTTGCTTCTAACTTTTTGAGGGACAAGAAGTTGGTCCCTGATGCAAAAGCTCCTAGCTTGCAAGATGTTAACCTTTTGTATCAATTTTTCGATCAAAGGTTAATTTCATAATATCCATATTTATCTTGTATTGTAGTAATTTACATGTTCAATGTCACTTATGAAATTGTCTTCTACTATGAAAATTTGCTCATTCCATGAGATTATTATGTCTGAATTTTTGACTATGTTACTTTTTTGTATCTGTTTTTTGTTGTGCAGTACCAAGCTCGTGGTATTGACTGGGGCTGGAATGAGCACAGAATGTGGAATTCCTGATTATAGAAGGTGCTGTCTCCTCTTTCTTTTGTCCATTAAGCTTGTGagatttacaattattttctgcgttttacaatatttttttaatgtgccatatatatatatatatatatatttgtgtagcTAGAAGAATAAGACTTTGGATAATAATTCTACTGAAGTTGCTTTCACAATGTGGTTGCAAATTTTCGAAAAAGACTGAAAATAGTTGTTTGTTtcttgtttagtaaattatctAATTCTCCAGTCTAACGCTATGTAATTTAAGTTTGTGTTGTGCAGAGGCTTTTTAAATCAtatgaacttttttttgttgTACTGCACATTTATTCTTTGCTGTCTTAAGTCTTATCTGGCTATATTGAATTTTTGGCCATTTAGTTATATGTCAAGAATTACCATTTTCTTATGCAGGAAATACATTATATGCTTGATAGTTTCTCATATCCAGTTATATTATTAAGGCTGAATAAGGTGCCAAATATACTGATAGGTTGTTTTGAAGTTCGGTTTTATGTTCAATTAAGTATCATGCACTCAATTGGTCAGACAATTAGACCATATGTAAAAATGATTGATGTTATCTCAGTTAACTCATACTGATACTTCCTTCAAAATTTTGGAAGAATTTctggatttatatatttaaaacaatagAGTGCTCATGTGGCATAATATGTTGTGTTgatatctattttctttttctttttcctctcttctGAGTATTAGTTTTGTTTATCCATGTTGCAGCCCAAATGGAGCTTATAGTTCTGGCTTCAAACCGATTACCCATCAGGTGATTTGAAGGCATGTGCTATAATAACTAGCTCcaatcattttttgttttacacGAGAAGGCTTAAGTTTAATATTTGAGGTTCTATGGAGAGGGGTAAGACTAAAGGAGTGTAACCTAGGTTCAAAATATAGGACCCAACAATGGTTAAATTCTAGTAAATTGAGATATTTACCAAGTTAACCATATTATGGGCTAAGTCAACACGAGTAGGAGCTAAATTTGGCAGCTGATATTATCTTTTTAAACCAGTGGCTTAGTAAAACAGGATATATTAATCTATTCTTAGTGACATAGTATATATTGATAAATGTCTGAAACTGCTTTTGTTTATTCGCTTGGAAAATGCCTgcaattgttttatttgtttgaataGGAGAAAGCGAAGTTAACAGTTAGATCGTAGATCGAGATGGATGATTGTGTCTTTGATATCAGGCTGGCATTAGACAATTATCTTCTATAGTATGCTCAATATGTACATTCTTTAGTTGTTTTACCTTCTCACAAATAATAGGGAGCTATTTTCCTTTTGCAATTCGGCTTTTTCCTAAACCTAAAGTAAGTGCCAAGTACAGTATGGTGGAGATAATTTTGTTCAGGATATGATCTAGGAATACTACACATCATGCTTGCCCCCATGCTTTTGAATATAGGAGCAGGAACATCATTATCTCGTAGGCCTTCTATCATTccttctttttatattaaatttattgcatTATCAATCTCTGTTAGAAATGAGAAAGTTCAATCCTTACatgtttcttttctattttctgttAGTTTGCCAAGCTAAATCCATCGTACATAAGCAATTACTctatatttgttttcaaatcTAAATGTCCATTTCAAAGTTATATTGTGGGATTCCATGTACAGGAGTTTCTCCGTTCAAGTCGAGCTCGTAGGCGGTATTGGGCAAGAAGTTATGCTGGCTGGAGACGATTCACTGCAGCAAAGCCTAGTGCTGCTCACACTGCTTTAGCATCTCTTGAAAAGGCTGGTCGGATTAAGTTTATGATTACACAGAACGTTGATAGGTTAGTAGTAAGCCTCTGTTGTCACTCATTTGGACAATCTGCATCTGTAAAACTAGAGCAGTAGAATTATATTTCTGACTATCTTGTTTCAGGCTTCATCATCGTGCTGGTAGCAATCCACTTGAATTACATGGGACTGTTTACTCTGTGGTTTGTTTGGATTGTGGTTTTTCTGTATGCCGGAATCTGTTTCAGGACCAAGTGAAGGCTCTTAATCCAAAGGTTGCTCTTAAGATGTGTATTCTTCAAAGAGAACTGTCAAATTttcttatttggttttattggttattttaacattattaatttgTCAATGCTTAAGAAGTCAGATTTTGAACTCACCTTTGATTCACAGTCTTGAATAGAATAGATCTTTCTATTGCTGTTTGGTTGTAGGAAAGAAAAGATTTTGAGGATAGAAAGGTCATGTAAGTGAAATCAGGGCAGCAAGGTGGAACAGAGTGGCTAATGTTTGAGGTTTAAAGTAAACAAGGAAACAACTTGGATTTTACTGCAATTTAAgacatttttcttattctttctaTATGGAATGGGAGCTTGTGAGACATATTGTGGCCTCTTAAGCTTTATTGGTTAGATCATGCAAACTCATATACGATAGTGGAAGAGGGATCGGATAATTTCTCAGCATAACATTTGGGCAAGTGCATAAAGTTTGTTTGTGGGTTTGAATTCCAATCTACTTGCTGATAGAGACCACATGCATTATTTAAGTTATTCCATGAGCAATAGCAACTGAAGTTTATTGTCTATTCGATCATTTTTTCATTCTTAATTGCGTAGTTGTAATTGTTGCCTTATTAAGTAATTAAGAAATGGTTTCACTGCAGTGGGCAGCAGCAATTGAAAGTTTGGACTACGGCAATCCTGGATCAGACAAGAGCTTTGGCATGAAACAAAGGCCTGATGGTGACATTGAGATTGATTGGGAAGAGGATTTTCACATACCTACTTGTCAAAAGTGCAATGGAGTACTTAAACCAGACGTAAGATATCCAGCCTCATGAGTTAGAAAGTTTTGGATTATAATTTGAGGATGCTCATTTATCCCAAGTCCTTATCAAAGTTGTTGCTTCCTCATGCTAGTAGCTGATAGTGACGCTGAAAAGTGAAAAAAGATAATCAGTAGCCCTGCATTCTTTAGATTTCTTTGTTATGAGAATAGCAGAAGTTGAGCTCTTACTTTTGTTTAGGCACAATGAATAGATTGCAATCTTCTGTCACTACAGTGACCTTATCATATTGTCTGTTTAACTCTTTGATGCATATGGTTATTAGAAGCTCCCAAAGGTGGCATGACATTGTGTTGGGGAATACATTTTACGTGCTTCTATATTTGTATGCCTTTCTGTTTCACTGTGTGTGTTTTCTGACAGCGCCGTAGATCCGACACTCAAGGTTCATGAATTCTGTATGCTGTAATGATGAGCTTTTAATACACTTGTATGAGATGACTATTACACTATTTTTTGCACATGGATTCATGAGCACCTATgactatatattttgaaattgcatgTTCTCTTTGAAAACAATAGCATGGAAGAGAAATTAGGGGGTTCTCAAATCAGGATTAAGGCACATACTGTTACTCGGTGGTATCCACCAAAAGAAAATTGTATGGATGCTTGTAATGATCATATAGATGTTAGAAATATATGTGTTAATTTATCGAaaaagttattatattttttcatttcagtatggtttttatatatttgaatattgcattttaattttttatttatctgtcTCATAGGACTCCATTGTAAGATATGGAAATGCGAACTTTTCAGAAGCATTATTGGTTATTGAGTTTCTAACTTTTTTGAACTTAACTGTTAATCTAATTGAGACACTTGATACATTGCTTGGTTGTTATCGAGATGAGGGTGTCTGTATCAATCAACTCATCTATGTGGGTCTCACTTTTTCCTCtaattgttggttgttttcCATTGGCATCCATCTTCACTCAACAATATTGGAACTTATCTGATATATATGTAAGTTGGAAATGTATTTCTAATGCAGTTTTCTTGTACATGATGGCTATGAAGGTTGTCTTCTTTGGCGATAATGTCCCCAAGGATAGAGCTGATAAATCAGTTGCAGCTGCCAAGGAGTGTGATGCTTTTCTTGTGCTAGGATCATCTGTAATGACCATGTCTGCATATCGGCTTGTCAGGTGCATACCCTGTTTCCTATGTATCTTCCACAAGTGAGATAAAAgtcttaaaattttcaatcaaCACAGTAAACTGAATAAGTATAACTGAACACCTTGCACAGACAACATCCTTTTCTATTCTCCATTGAACTTGTTTTGTTAGCCAAGTAAATAGATTACACATAAATAGTAGTCAAGTGACAATTTCTTGTGGTTTACCTGTCTGATGGATCATACTTGCTCTTAGCTTGATTGTATCGCTAAGGAAATGATcagtttttaagttttaactGGTTAGTTCTGTagatttttgaaattgtataaattTTGTTGTAGTTATAACGGTTTGAATATTGTGCGACTACAAATCTATATTCCTTACCACCATCACATTTTATTGGAGTGTGAAAATGGTGTCTTGGgattttctttcagctttaGACGATAGTAGGGGTGAATATGGGGTTTCTTATAAAGTGAACTAGATCAAGTTACGGCAGATAAGAATCTAGATGTGATTGAAGGCTTGTTCTCCAACCAAAACTAAAGATGGCGGGCAAAGCAGCAAAAAGCCTTTTTTCTTTAtcgatatataaatatatatatttatatatgtatatatataggaatgCTAATATATTTTCCCAATGTTGAGTTGTTTAGGCTTTTGATCTCGGTCTTACAGGGCTGCGCATGAAGCGGGTGCTGCAACTGCAATTGTGAATGTTGGTGTGACACGAGCAGATGATTTTGTGCCTCTGAAAATCAATGCTCGATTAGGAGAGGTATAGGCATTTTGCTAATAGAAGCTCAAGTTTGCAAAATTTGGTGTTGGCTTTGCATATTTTAATGCAATGCTTTTGTGTTTGTTACAGATCCTACCAAGAGTGCTTCACTCTGGATCCCTCAGCATACCTGCTGTCCACTGAAATATATACAACTCTCAGGTTGACCTAACCTGGAACTAATGTCAATTATTTCATTgacaagtaatttttttattttttatttttcaatgaaaaccaatgattttatttcctttctGTTATAaattcttagatttttttttaattttgtttattttttattgcttaTCAATTATTAAACATTAGATTGCTTCAAGTGTAATTCAAGGGAGAACATTTTTGGATATTACAACTCGTGAGGAAAAATTATTGTCTTTTTGCTTATGAGTCTGACCAATCAATGCTTGTCTCTTTGCTCCTGAATTCTCGTGAGTTGTGACATGaaccaattttatttatttatttatttttttttatattggagtCGGGAAATTCGTGGACTTTGCTTCCTTTAAAGGGtggggtttttcttttttacaagaAAACCGATCAGTACCATTACCCAAATTATTGTTGGcccaaaaataaactaaattgttatttttgttattatttttgggttagCTATCCAAACCAATTCAAACGGGTTGGACACCAAGGGATGGAGCAAGTAGTAGGAAGGTTCTATCATATCTGTTTGTGGGAGTTGAATCCCAATAGCCTCGCATTGCACCTTGATGTAGATCCCGTATGCCGTCATACACTGTGGGGGAGGGAGATTGGGGCAGCCGTGCAATGATGGGTTGGATGTGATATGGTTCCCATGAAGATTGTGAACAGCCATGGATGCTAATGGTCGATAGTCCCTAAATCTTTTGGACCGATGATATTTaccaaaaagtttattttttattcataaaaaaaaataaaaaaaataaaaaaatcaaacggTTGGTTTTAACATGGCCTGTGTAATATATGCATCTAAATAGCATTGCAATTACGAGAGAAGTTATTTATTAAGTGATAGATTAATCATAGTCCATAATATGTCGtggaacataaaataataaagagtaTTTTTGCATGTTCCATAATATACTGTGGAATATGTTTCACCAAATATTCGGTAGGCAATTTCTTTCACAAATAGCACTCCtctataaatgaaaaattttatgtcTGAAAATCagtttaaaattttgacaaacaaAATGATTTGGGTTTGGTTAAGCGGCTGGCTAAAATTCTCTTGGATAAAAATTTAGGCTCATTAAATAATCATTTTGAAAGCGATATCCAAAGAAAAAGTTTCTGACAACTCGAGTATTTCTAGAAATTTAAACCTCCTTAACTCATTTGTAACGTTAACAACgatttctaaattaaaattcatcCGCTAGCTCGAAAAGTTTtcttataaaataacaattggtttataaaataaatccactTTTTATAAATTGTTCGCacctaaaaattttatattttgaacaaaacttttttttacttattttgaatatgaaaaataagACACTTTGTAAGGacatcaatttaattatttaacaaGTATAAACAAAAGCCTCGGTGGTGTTTCAAGacaagtgaaaataaaaaagctcaATTACAAAGTACATGAGGACTGGCATGGCGTTAAGTAACTGTAGGAGATGATGGTGCTACTACCAGGTAAAAACAGCAGCCAAAAAATGTAAATCTAACATTTCCAACAAACTATGGCGTTAAGTAACTGTGAGCATGGATCATGTATGGATTACTGCATTATAGACTAGCAGAGATAAAAAAAACATCCTACAAATTATGTTAAGAAACTGCTTAGTTTAGTGATGCAAGCTCTGAAGCACAAAAGGAAAAGCCCTATTAATAAAGTTTTGGACcctataagcatatatataatatatcaacaAAAAGTTTCAATTCTAAACATTAAAAACACCATAACCATGGATCAAGAGTATTTAGCAGCCTTAAAAAACACCCCAGAGGCTAACATATTCTCCATATCCATTGACTCTGATTTCCTAGGATTCATTAACCACCTGGTCAATTTCTTCTATATTATCCCGCAGAATGTTCCACTGCAAAACAAAATGCTAGATGAGTAAAACACTCCCAACAAGTGTGGACAAAGTAAAAGTGTCAAGGAACATACCTGATCCATGGTTAGTGAGATTCCTGAGAAAGAAGGCAAACATAGTTAATCCAGGTCCTAATTATAAACAGGATCAAAAACATAATTGGAGAGCCCTAAGCTTGTCAACGACATGCATAATGAGCTAATTCCCTCTATGTCAAGGAACAATATTAAATGTGCGATCAACCAAAAGCCAAACCATAGTACAAATTATTGCGTGCAGTAGGTGATGCTTGATAAAACTAAAACTCAATTATAAATGCTGAATGATGAACATTTACCAGAGACACATATCCTTACATTTTCAGATATACATGCCAAACAAACTTTTACTATTTGCCTGAGTTTCCCACAACTTTTAATTCTATAGCAgggcattttttgtttttaaatttcaattcatcagcataccatatatatatatatatatattttcctgaaTTTAGTGAAAAATATGAACATTATTTTCGGATCACAAACCAATGTAGCCTGAGCTTTTCATGTTGAAGTAACtaataacataaatacaaattaacTAATAACTAAAGTTCAGGTTGTAAAATTCACCGCTGCAATAAAGATTTATATTTGTAAGCAAAAGGTGAATAAATTCGAATTCtttgataattgataatatttgatgaccaaaattaaaatactgataatttattt
It encodes:
- the LOC107425295 gene encoding LOW QUALITY PROTEIN: anthocyanidin 3-O-glucosyltransferase 2 (The sequence of the model RefSeq protein was modified relative to this genomic sequence to represent the inferred CDS: inserted 2 bases in 1 codon), producing MKKAELVFIPFPFWSHLTPTIEFAKLLISQDDRISITMLVTKPQFDPKFGDYVESLVAASPVSERINFIALQSDHAFTETNHNVMFSLFMEHQKPQVKNAVSKLIQSNEADNDDDDDSPPRLAGFVIDQLCSCMIDVANEFRVPSYVFFTVSAGFTGLMFHLQALRYEESINPAELNNDPDAKLVLPSFVNPVPVRTFPEPVLDKAACTFFLNHHRRIRKAKGIIVNTFLELEPKTINFLSDHDQFPPVYSVGPSINLTGYNSHVASAGDGNGSDVIRWLDDQPHSSVLFLCFGNVGSFDERQVKEIGYALENSGTRFLWSLRQRPSSATDSRPNGEYTESMEVFVKEFLDRTAGKGKIIKWAPQVAILSHPAVGGFVSHCGWNSILESXYGGIPIATWPLYAEQQLNAFELVKELGLAVDIKLDYAMVFNSEKDQVVVSAQEIEVKIRRLMEQDSDLRKRAKEFREKSRKAVMDGGSSYSSLGRLINDVINNTP
- the LOC107404873 gene encoding NAD-dependent protein deacylase SRT2 — translated: MAMFMRLPSRQPFVLTSRNGGGFLGSIMKDFIIHSGGLNWQLWSCRKRVISFPGCVKSMQTSCRISFPTNSSGKEGKVASNFLRDKKLVPDAKAPSLQDVNLLYQFFDQSTKLVVLTGAGMSTECGIPDYRSPNGAYSSGFKPITHQEFLRSSRARRRYWARSYAGWRRFTAAKPSAAHTALASLEKAGRIKFMITQNVDRLHHRAGSNPLELHGTVYSVVCLDCGFSVCRNLFQDQVKALNPKWAAAIESLDYGNPGSDKSFGMKQRPDGDIEIDWEEDFHIPTCQKCNGVLKPDVVFFGDNVPKDRADKSVAAAKECDAFLVLGSSVMTMSAYRLVRAAHEAGAATAIVNVGVTRADDFVPLKINARLGEILPRVLHSGSLSIPAVH